The Euphorbia lathyris chromosome 2, ddEupLath1.1, whole genome shotgun sequence genome includes a window with the following:
- the LOC136217701 gene encoding COBRA-like protein 7 produces MANMNIIVIFTLLSSLLYTSFSQPQTPPPPPLNATCNGVFLSYEYTGGYRIPPTDNPEDQPFRFESTVTVLNNGRDELKSWRVFVGFQYNELLVTVTNAVLADGASLPASVGNGTVFAGFPQTHLKTAIETAGDTAQTEVKIHLVGTRFGNGDPDVPLPANFSLANGGYSCPAPQTLGNTLQLCCDRDLRAKPEISEEIKLEPRKEGDLVIMYDIINTYESDYWAHVTISNNNPLVRLENWKLSWEWMRDEFIFAMKGAHPVLKDTGDCIFGDQGQHYKDMDLSQALSCERTPTIIDLPPTRANDTEIGKIPFCCRNGTILPPVMDPSKSVSAFQMHVFKMPPDLNRTTLFPPQNWKINGTLSSDFQCGTPVAVNPSQFPDSTGLPSTTAAVFSWQVVCNATFKQETPKCCASFSSFYNDSVVPCTTCACGCSNTPSKTCNANEQALLLPADALLIPFENRTKKAKTWANINKRYVPNPLPCGDNCGVSINWHVLSDYEDGWSARITLFNWGETSFGDWSVAAQLDKALPGFEKVYSFNGTTLSNFSNTIFMHGLQDFNFLIAERDGKKPKKDFRVPGSLQSVISFTKKTTPGIYVAGRDGFPTKVYFNGQECALPDILPSKGHRTSTTMAVLISLVALALLVIHR; encoded by the exons ATGGCTAATATGAACATAATTGTAATTTTCACTTTACTCTCCTCCTTGCTCTACACTTCTTTCTCTCAGCCACAAACACCGCCTCCTCCACCGTTAAACGCCACCTGCAACGGCGTTTTCTTGTCCTACGAGTACACCGGTGGATACCGTATTCCGCCTACTGATAACCCGGAGGACCAACCGTTCCGTTTCGAATCTACTGTGACCGTGCTCAATAATGGACGTGATGAGCTCAAATCATGGAGGGTCTTTGTTGGGTTTCAATATAATGAACTCTTGGTCACTGTTACTAATGCTGTGTTGGCTGATGGGGCTTCTCTTCCCGCTTCTGTTGGTAACGGAACTGTCTTCGCCGGGTTTCCTCAGACTCACCTGAAGACGGCGATTGAAACCGCCGGCGATACGGCGCAAACTGAGGTTAAGATTCACTTAGTCGGTACCCGGTTTGGAAATGGGGATCCGGATGTTCCATTGCCTGCTAATTTCAGTCTTGCTAATGGTGGATACTCTTGTCCTGCTCCACAGACACTag GGAACACGCTTCAACTATGTTGCGACAGAGATTTGAGGGCAAAACCAGAAATCAGTGAGGAAATCAAGTTAGAGCCGCGGAAAGAAGGTGATCTTGTAATAATGTATGATATAATCAACACATACGAATCCGATTACTGGGCACATGTTACAATCTCTAACAATAACCCTCTAGTTCGCCTTGAAAATTGGAAGTTAAGCTGGGAATGGATGAGGGATGAATTTATTTTCGCCATGAAAGGAGCTCATCCAGTTCTCAAAGACACAGGAGATTGCATTTTTGGGGACCAAGGTCAGCACTACAAGGATATGGATTTATCTCAAGCATTGAGTTGCGAAAGAACGCCTACTATTATTGACTTGCCTCCAACAAGAGCAAATGATACTGAAATTGGCAAGATTCCATTCTGCTGTAGAAATGGAACGATTCTGCCCCCTGTTATGGATCCAAGTAAATCTGTTTCCGCTTTTCAAATGCATGTGTTCAAAATGCCACCGGACTTGAACCGAACTACCCTTTTTCCACCTCAAAACTGGAAGATAAATGGCACACTTAGCTCAGATTTTCAATGTGGGACTCCTGTGGCTGTGAATCCAAGCCAGTTTCCTGATTCAACAGGGTTGCCTTCGACGACAGCAGCAGTTTTCAGTTGGCAGGTCGTTTGTAACGCTACGTTCAAGCAAGAAACACCAAAATGTTGTGCATCGTTTTCATCTTTTTATAATGATTCTGTTGTCCCTTGTACCACTTGTGCTTGTGGGTGCAGTAATACCCCGAGCAAAACCTGCAATGCTAACGAGCAAGCTCTTCTGCTTCCAGCAGATGCTCTTCTCATCCCGTTCGAGAACCGGACTAAAAAAGCCAAGACATGGGCTAACATAAATAAGAGGTATGTGCCAAATCCACTTCCTTGTGGAGACAACTGTGGGGTGAGCATTAATTGGCATGTACTCTCAGATTATGAAGATGGCTGGAGTGCAAGGATAACCCTCTTCAACTGGGGTGAAACTAGTTTTGGTGATTGGTCTGTGGCCGCTCAATTGGACAAAGCATTGCCAGGGTTTGAAAAAGTTTATTCCTTCAATGGAACCACCCTGTCCAATTTTAGCAATACAATATTTATGCATGGTTTGCAAGACTTCAATTTTCTTATAGCAGAAAGGGATGGGAAGAAGCCAAAAAAAGATTTTCGGGTTCCCGGTTCACTGCAATCAGTGATCTCATTCACTAAGAAAACAACACCAGGTATTTATGTAGCTGGTAGGGATGGATTTCCAACTAAAGTATATTTCAATGGTCAAGAATGTGCACTCCCTGATATACTTCCAAGCAAGGGTCACAGAACAAGTACAACTATGGCAGTTCTAATCTCTCTGGTAGCTTTGGCGCTACTGGTGATCCACCGATAG
- the LOC136217702 gene encoding syntaxin-42-like isoform X1 produces MATRNRTLLYKKHRDAVKSVRAPLSSSASSLNGPVIEMVTTSFLRSNHASYAPLSTDDPGPSSSDAFTIGLPPAWVDDSEEIAANIQHVRIKMTELVKAHAKALMPSFGDGKEDQRTIEALSLEITDLLRKSERRLRNLSVGESPEDSNIRKNVQCSLATDLQNLSMDLRRRQSTYLKRLQQQKEGHDGIDFEMGLNENKYGYEEGEFSGKGFDEHQMKLKKNELFSEEREREITQVVASVNELAQIMKDLSILVIDQGTIVDRIDYNIQNVASSVEEGFKQLQKAERSQNKGGMVKCATVLVIMCFVMLVLLILKELIFQ; encoded by the exons ATGGCGACGAGGAACAGAACTTTGCTCTACAAAAAGCACAGAGATGCAGTGAAGAGCGTGCGTGCTCCTTTATCATCTTCGGCTTCCAGTTTGAATGGTCCGGTTATTGAAATGGTTACCACTTCTTTTCTTCGTTCTAATCATGCCTCGTATGCTCCTCTTAGCACTGATGATCCCGGTCCTTCCAG TAGTGATGCTTTTACCATTGGGTTGCCACCAGCCTGGGTGGATGATTCTGAGGAAATAGCTGCTAATATTCAACATGTTCGAATCAAAATGACTGAGTTAGTCAAGGCTCATGCAAAAGCTTTGATGCCTTCGTTTGGAGATGGCAAAGAAGATCAGAGAACGATTGAGGCTCTTAGTCTAGAGATTACTGACTTATTGAGGAAATCTGAGAGGAGACTACGAAACCTATCCGTAGGTGAATCTCCTGAAGATTCAAATATCAGAAAAAATGTACAG TGTTCTCTTGCAACAGATCTTCAGAACCTTTCAATGGATCTACGGAGAAGACAGTCAACATATCTTAAACGCCTGCAGCAGCAAAAAGAG GGACATGATGGGATTGACTTCGAGATGGGCCTAAATGAGAACAAATATGGATACGAAGAGGGTGAATTTAGTGGCAAG GGATTTGATGAGCACCAGATGAAACTAAAGAAAAATGAGCTATTCAGCGAGGAAAGGGAGAGAGAGATCACACAG GTTGTGGCATCAGTAAATGAGCTTGCTCAAATCATGAAGGACCTATCCATCCTAGTCATAGATCAG GGCACGATTGTTGATCGGATAGACTACAACATTCAGAATGTTGCTTCATCAGTAGAGGAGGGCTTTAAACAGCTGCAAAAG GCAGAAAGATCACAGAACAAAGGAGGAATGGTAAAGTGTGCAACAGTGCTAGTGATAATGTGTTTTGTCATGTTAGTCCTCTTGATCCTGAAAGAGCTAATATTTCAgtaa
- the LOC136217702 gene encoding syntaxin-42-like isoform X2 has protein sequence MATRNRTLLYKKHRDAVKSVRAPLSSSASSLNGPVIEMVTTSFLRSNHASYAPLSTDDPGPSSDAFTIGLPPAWVDDSEEIAANIQHVRIKMTELVKAHAKALMPSFGDGKEDQRTIEALSLEITDLLRKSERRLRNLSVGESPEDSNIRKNVQCSLATDLQNLSMDLRRRQSTYLKRLQQQKEGHDGIDFEMGLNENKYGYEEGEFSGKGFDEHQMKLKKNELFSEEREREITQVVASVNELAQIMKDLSILVIDQGTIVDRIDYNIQNVASSVEEGFKQLQKAERSQNKGGMVKCATVLVIMCFVMLVLLILKELIFQ, from the exons ATGGCGACGAGGAACAGAACTTTGCTCTACAAAAAGCACAGAGATGCAGTGAAGAGCGTGCGTGCTCCTTTATCATCTTCGGCTTCCAGTTTGAATGGTCCGGTTATTGAAATGGTTACCACTTCTTTTCTTCGTTCTAATCATGCCTCGTATGCTCCTCTTAGCACTGATGATCCCGGTCCTTCCAG TGATGCTTTTACCATTGGGTTGCCACCAGCCTGGGTGGATGATTCTGAGGAAATAGCTGCTAATATTCAACATGTTCGAATCAAAATGACTGAGTTAGTCAAGGCTCATGCAAAAGCTTTGATGCCTTCGTTTGGAGATGGCAAAGAAGATCAGAGAACGATTGAGGCTCTTAGTCTAGAGATTACTGACTTATTGAGGAAATCTGAGAGGAGACTACGAAACCTATCCGTAGGTGAATCTCCTGAAGATTCAAATATCAGAAAAAATGTACAG TGTTCTCTTGCAACAGATCTTCAGAACCTTTCAATGGATCTACGGAGAAGACAGTCAACATATCTTAAACGCCTGCAGCAGCAAAAAGAG GGACATGATGGGATTGACTTCGAGATGGGCCTAAATGAGAACAAATATGGATACGAAGAGGGTGAATTTAGTGGCAAG GGATTTGATGAGCACCAGATGAAACTAAAGAAAAATGAGCTATTCAGCGAGGAAAGGGAGAGAGAGATCACACAG GTTGTGGCATCAGTAAATGAGCTTGCTCAAATCATGAAGGACCTATCCATCCTAGTCATAGATCAG GGCACGATTGTTGATCGGATAGACTACAACATTCAGAATGTTGCTTCATCAGTAGAGGAGGGCTTTAAACAGCTGCAAAAG GCAGAAAGATCACAGAACAAAGGAGGAATGGTAAAGTGTGCAACAGTGCTAGTGATAATGTGTTTTGTCATGTTAGTCCTCTTGATCCTGAAAGAGCTAATATTTCAgtaa
- the LOC136217702 gene encoding syntaxin-42-like isoform X3, which translates to MATRNRTLLYKKHRDAVKSVRAPLSSSASSLNGPVIEMVTTSFLRSNHASYAPLSTDDPGPSSSDAFTIGLPPAWVDDSEEIAANIQHVRIKMTELVKAHAKALMPSFGDGKEDQRTIEALSLEITDLLRKSERRLRNLSVGESPEDSNIRKNVQCSLATDLQNLSMDLRRRQSTYLKRLQQQKEGHDGIDFEMGLNENKYGYEEGEFSGKGFDEHQMKLKKNELFSEEREREITQVVASVNELAQIMKDLSILVIDQGTIVDRIDYNIQNVASSVEEGFKQLQKLCVPAYWGLANLFYVGCSWNCRQKDHRTKEEW; encoded by the exons ATGGCGACGAGGAACAGAACTTTGCTCTACAAAAAGCACAGAGATGCAGTGAAGAGCGTGCGTGCTCCTTTATCATCTTCGGCTTCCAGTTTGAATGGTCCGGTTATTGAAATGGTTACCACTTCTTTTCTTCGTTCTAATCATGCCTCGTATGCTCCTCTTAGCACTGATGATCCCGGTCCTTCCAG TAGTGATGCTTTTACCATTGGGTTGCCACCAGCCTGGGTGGATGATTCTGAGGAAATAGCTGCTAATATTCAACATGTTCGAATCAAAATGACTGAGTTAGTCAAGGCTCATGCAAAAGCTTTGATGCCTTCGTTTGGAGATGGCAAAGAAGATCAGAGAACGATTGAGGCTCTTAGTCTAGAGATTACTGACTTATTGAGGAAATCTGAGAGGAGACTACGAAACCTATCCGTAGGTGAATCTCCTGAAGATTCAAATATCAGAAAAAATGTACAG TGTTCTCTTGCAACAGATCTTCAGAACCTTTCAATGGATCTACGGAGAAGACAGTCAACATATCTTAAACGCCTGCAGCAGCAAAAAGAG GGACATGATGGGATTGACTTCGAGATGGGCCTAAATGAGAACAAATATGGATACGAAGAGGGTGAATTTAGTGGCAAG GGATTTGATGAGCACCAGATGAAACTAAAGAAAAATGAGCTATTCAGCGAGGAAAGGGAGAGAGAGATCACACAG GTTGTGGCATCAGTAAATGAGCTTGCTCAAATCATGAAGGACCTATCCATCCTAGTCATAGATCAG GGCACGATTGTTGATCGGATAGACTACAACATTCAGAATGTTGCTTCATCAGTAGAGGAGGGCTTTAAACAGCTGCAAAAG CTATGTGTGCCAGCATATTGGGGGTTGGCTAACCTATTTTATGTTGGGTGTTCCTGGAATTGCAGGCAGAAAGATCACAGAACAAAGGAGGAATGGTAA